The DNA region GCTCGACACCACCGTGCTCGCGGTGGCCGAGCCCGACCTCGCCGACTCGCTGGGGAGTTCCACGGCCGGGCTGCAGTGGGTGGTCACCGGGTACAGCGTGGCGTTCGGCGCGCTGCTGCTGTCGGGCGGCGCGGTCGCCGACCGGTACGGCGCCCACCGCGCGTTCCGGTTCGGGATCGCGGCGTTCGGCGCCGCCTCGGCGCTGAGCGCGCTGGCGCCGGGCCTGACGGCACTGGTGGTGCTGCGCGCGGTCCTGGGGGTCGCGGCGGCGGCTTCGGTGCCGGCCGGCATGGCGATGATCACCCGGCTCTACCCGGACGTCGCCGAACGGGCCCGGGCGATCGCGGTCTGGGCGGCGGTCAGCGGCTGCGCGATGGCCTTCGGGCCGGTCGTCGGCGGGGTCCTGGTCGGCCTCGGCGGCTGGCGGGCGGTGTTCTGGGCCAATGTGCCGCTGACCGTACTGGTGCTGGCGCTCACCGCCGGACGGGTGGTGCGCTGCCCCCGCGGCGAGCGGCGGATCGACTGGTGGGGGCAGCTGGCGGCCTGCGCGGTGCTGGCGCTCGCCACCGACGTCCTGATCGAGGCCGGTTCGGGCGCCTGGGGGCGGGCCGGGTGGTCGGCCGGGGCGGCCCTGGCGGCCGGGGTGCTCTTCGTCCGGCGTGAACGGCGGAGCCCCGCACCGGTGCTGCAGTCGGCGGTGGTCCGGGCGCCCGGCATGCGGGCGGTGCTGGCGGCCGGGGCGGCGGTGAACTTCGCCATGCTGGGGCTGCTGTTCACGCTGCCCCTGCTGCTCCGGCACGACCTGCGGCTGTCGCCGGTGGCGGCCGGGGCCGCGTTCCTGCCGATGACCCTGCCGCCGGGGTTCAACCCGCTGCTGACGGGGCGGATCGTGGCCAGGGTCGGGCCGTGGCGGCCGGTCGTCGGCGGGCTGGCGCTGCTCACGGCGGGGTGCCTGGTCACCGGGGCCGCGGTGGTGGCCGGGACGCCGTACCCGCTGCTGGCGGTGGGGCTGCTCTGCGCCGGGTTCGGGGTGTCGTTCGCGCTGCCGGCGCTGGTGACGGCCGTGGTGTCCGCGGCGCCGGAGGGCGGTGCGGGTGCCGCGGGCGGGCTGCTGAACGCCGTCCGGCAGGTGGGGGCGACGCTCGGCGTGGCCGTGATGGGGGCGTTCGTCGGGGTGGAGGGGGACGCCGGGGGCGCGGCGGCGGGGGCGGCGCTGCTGCTGCCGGCGGCGGGCTGCGCGCTGGCCGGGCTGCT from Kitasatospora sp. NBC_00458 includes:
- a CDS encoding MFS transporter; the encoded protein is MRTGSRSADGTPAAAARPPGRGRALLGIALGYFAVLLDTTVLAVAEPDLADSLGSSTAGLQWVVTGYSVAFGALLLSGGAVADRYGAHRAFRFGIAAFGAASALSALAPGLTALVVLRAVLGVAAAASVPAGMAMITRLYPDVAERARAIAVWAAVSGCAMAFGPVVGGVLVGLGGWRAVFWANVPLTVLVLALTAGRVVRCPRGERRIDWWGQLAACAVLALATDVLIEAGSGAWGRAGWSAGAALAAGVLFVRRERRSPAPVLQSAVVRAPGMRAVLAAGAAVNFAMLGLLFTLPLLLRHDLRLSPVAAGAAFLPMTLPPGFNPLLTGRIVARVGPWRPVVGGLALLTAGCLVTGAAVVAGTPYPLLAVGLLCAGFGVSFALPALVTAVVSAAPEGGAGAAGGLLNAVRQVGATLGVAVMGAFVGVEGDAGGAAAGAALLLPAAGCALAGLLLARRAR